A window of Bifidobacteriaceae bacterium genomic DNA:
GCGGACATGAGCAAAGTCGCGTTGACTATGATCACGCCGACGGCGTTCGGCAGAATGTGTTTGACAATGATCCGCGCGCTGGACGCCCCGGCCACGCGGGCGGCGTCCACAAACTCGCGTTCGCGCAGGGACAGGAACTCGGCGCGCACCAAGCGGCTCATCGCCATCCATTCCACCAGGGCCAGGGCCAGGCCCAGGGTCACCGCCGAGGCGCCGTTGACCCAGTGGCCCAAGACCATGCCGATCACCATCACGGGGATGGCGATCATCATGTCGGTGAAACGCATCAAGAGCGTGTCGACGCGGCCCCGGAAGAAGCCGGCGGAGGCGCCCACCAGCACGCCGATCAGCGTGGCCAGCAACCCGATCAGGACCATGACGGTGAGGGACTGCTGCGCGCCGCGCATGGTCATGGCGAACATGTCGTGGCCCACCGTGTCCTGGCCGAACGGGTGCTCGCCAATGTGGACGCCCTCGGTCAGCGACAACTCAAGGGTGGGCCGGCCGCCGGGGATGGCGATCGGATAGGTCGCGGAGTAACTGTGTTTCCACCAGCCGGGGATGGGGCCCCAACCGATCGATGTCGCCACCAGGATGACCAGGAGGGCCAAGACCGCCATGGCGATGATGGCGCCGCGATGGCGCAGGAAGCGGCGCCGCACGATCTGCCCTTGCGAGAGGCCTTCGGCCGCTTTGAGCTCAATCGCGTTCTCGCCCGCGCCGGCCGCGCCAGTCAAAGCGTCGATGTCCGCAATGGCGCCAGTCAGGTCCTCAAGGGGATCCGGCGGCCGGCCGGAAGGAGGGGTCGTGTTCACGCGTTCACCCGGATCCTCGGGTCAAGGCCCGCGTAGACCATGTCGGCCACAATGTTGGCGGCAATCGCGAGCGCCGCCGTGACGACGAAGTAGCCCATGACGCCGTAGATGTCGTTTCCCCGCAACGCCTGGATGAACATGGTGCCCATGCCCCTCCAGGAGAAGATCCGCTCGGTGATGATGGCTCCGCCGAAGACCATGGCGATGTC
This region includes:
- a CDS encoding ABC transporter permease is translated as MNTTPPSGRPPDPLEDLTGAIADIDALTGAAGAGENAIELKAAEGLSQGQIVRRRFLRHRGAIIAMAVLALLVILVATSIGWGPIPGWWKHSYSATYPIAIPGGRPTLELSLTEGVHIGEHPFGQDTVGHDMFAMTMRGAQQSLTVMVLIGLLATLIGVLVGASAGFFRGRVDTLLMRFTDMMIAIPVMVIGMVLGHWVNGASAVTLGLALALVEWMAMSRLVRAEFLSLREREFVDAARVAGASSARIIVKHILPNAVGVIIVNATLLMSAAILLETALSYLGFGIHFPDISLGNLVSEYQSAFTQRPWLFWWPGFFIIVIALCVNFIGDGLRDAFDPRQRRIPSARKMAKAARKAAAR